From a single Paraburkholderia sp. FT54 genomic region:
- a CDS encoding ABC transporter substrate-binding protein, whose product MSIFRISSSRRPVARLASALAAGVMFALGLAGASASASVFAATPTGTPATLTSPAAGTVTDLAGRTVRIPADPHRILLGESRLLMAVALLEGKAPLARIVGWQGDLPAMDPQTFDAYAQSFPGIRQIPLIGKATEDSISDEKALALKPDLAIFSLGGHGPSRYNALVKQLEATGTTVVFVDFRLHPMQNTLPSIKLLGAVMHREKEADAYAQFYQQHLARVQSVIGAIPEAQRPKVFLDLLAGVWDAGCCHTAGNGNFGEFVTAAGGRNIAAGLVPGVLGDMSMEQVIAARPDVYIATGSRSKPGLASLRVGARTSDGDARASLGTLVARPGFDTIKAIHDGRVHGISHNYYDSPYNIVAIEAFAKWFYPQQFKDLDVHATQTELYRRFLAVPPDGAYWVDGTGSAAPLAAK is encoded by the coding sequence ATGTCGATTTTCCGGATCTCTTCGAGCCGCCGTCCTGTTGCGCGGCTCGCCAGCGCCCTGGCGGCTGGCGTGATGTTCGCGCTGGGCCTCGCCGGCGCGAGCGCGAGTGCCAGTGTATTCGCGGCGACGCCCACGGGCACGCCGGCCACGCTGACTTCGCCGGCCGCGGGCACGGTCACCGATCTGGCGGGTCGCACGGTCCGGATTCCCGCCGACCCGCATCGCATCCTGCTCGGCGAAAGCCGTCTGCTGATGGCGGTCGCGCTGCTGGAAGGCAAGGCGCCGCTCGCGCGCATCGTCGGCTGGCAGGGCGATCTGCCGGCCATGGACCCGCAGACCTTCGACGCGTACGCGCAAAGCTTCCCCGGCATCCGGCAGATTCCGCTGATCGGCAAGGCGACCGAAGACAGCATCAGCGACGAAAAAGCGCTGGCGCTGAAGCCCGATCTGGCGATCTTCAGCCTCGGCGGCCACGGTCCGAGCCGCTACAACGCGCTCGTCAAGCAACTGGAAGCGACCGGCACGACGGTGGTGTTCGTCGATTTCCGGCTGCATCCAATGCAGAACACGCTGCCGAGTATCAAGCTCCTTGGCGCCGTGATGCATCGCGAGAAGGAAGCTGATGCTTACGCGCAGTTCTACCAGCAGCATCTCGCGCGCGTGCAAAGCGTGATCGGCGCCATTCCCGAGGCGCAACGGCCGAAGGTCTTTCTCGATCTGCTCGCGGGCGTGTGGGACGCGGGCTGCTGCCACACGGCCGGCAACGGCAACTTCGGCGAGTTCGTGACCGCCGCGGGCGGCCGTAATATTGCCGCCGGACTCGTGCCCGGCGTACTCGGCGACATGAGCATGGAACAGGTGATCGCGGCACGCCCGGATGTCTACATCGCGACGGGCAGCCGCTCCAAGCCGGGGCTCGCGTCGCTGCGCGTGGGCGCGCGCACCAGCGACGGGGATGCGCGCGCCAGTCTCGGCACGCTGGTCGCGCGGCCGGGCTTCGACACCATCAAGGCGATCCACGACGGCCGCGTGCATGGCATTTCGCACAACTACTACGACTCGCCGTACAACATCGTCGCGATCGAGGCGTTCGCGAAGTGGTTCTATCCGCAGCAGTTCAAGGACCTCGACGTGCACGCGACCCAGACGGAGTTGTATCGCCGCTTCCTGGCCGTGCCGCCTGACGGCGCGTACTGGGTCGATGGCACTGGCAGCGCCGCGCCGCTCGCCGCGAAATAG
- a CDS encoding iron ABC transporter permease has translation MSTLQNPAALHGASVRQYRRLTQRRVAWLAVVGFMIVGSLLFDLRSGPSGLPIATLLRTVFDHASADPATSVIVWQIRLPYAVMALIVGASLGLSGAEMQTILNNPLASPYTLGVSAAAAFGASLAIVLDIAIPGVSQTWIVSANAFVFALLCALVLDGVARWRGMSTAGVVLMGIALVFAFHALVSLMQFIASADALQGLVFWTLGSLARADWPKIGVLSAALALALPLSMRNAWTLTALRLGEDRAASFGIDVRRLRLGTLLRVSVLSALAVSFVGTIGFVGLIAPHIARTLFGEDHRFYLPGSTLIGALMLSLASIASKLIIPGVLIPVGIVTALVGIPLFLGIVVRSQGELG, from the coding sequence ATGTCCACACTTCAGAATCCCGCGGCATTGCACGGCGCGAGCGTGCGCCAGTACCGGCGTCTGACGCAGCGGCGCGTGGCGTGGCTGGCGGTGGTCGGCTTCATGATCGTCGGCTCGCTGCTGTTCGACTTGCGCTCGGGCCCGTCGGGACTGCCCATCGCGACGTTGTTGCGCACGGTGTTCGACCACGCGTCGGCCGATCCGGCGACGAGCGTGATCGTCTGGCAGATCCGCCTGCCGTATGCGGTGATGGCGCTGATCGTGGGCGCTTCGCTCGGACTGTCGGGCGCGGAGATGCAGACGATCCTCAACAATCCGCTCGCGAGCCCGTACACGCTCGGCGTGTCGGCGGCCGCGGCGTTCGGCGCCTCGCTTGCGATCGTGCTCGACATCGCGATTCCCGGCGTCTCGCAGACCTGGATCGTCTCGGCCAATGCCTTCGTGTTCGCGCTGTTGTGCGCGCTGGTGCTCGACGGCGTGGCGCGCTGGCGCGGCATGAGCACGGCGGGCGTGGTGCTGATGGGCATCGCGCTCGTGTTCGCTTTTCATGCGCTGGTTTCGCTGATGCAGTTCATTGCCTCGGCCGACGCCTTGCAAGGTCTCGTGTTCTGGACGCTCGGTTCGCTCGCGCGCGCCGACTGGCCCAAGATCGGCGTGCTGAGCGCGGCGCTCGCGCTCGCCTTGCCGCTGTCGATGCGCAATGCGTGGACGCTCACCGCGCTGCGTCTCGGCGAGGACCGCGCGGCCAGCTTCGGCATCGACGTGCGGCGCCTGCGTCTCGGCACGTTGCTGCGCGTGTCGGTGCTATCGGCGCTGGCCGTGTCGTTCGTGGGGACGATCGGCTTCGTCGGGCTGATCGCGCCGCATATCGCGCGCACGCTGTTCGGCGAGGATCACCGTTTCTATCTGCCGGGCAGCACGCTGATCGGCGCGCTGATGCTCTCGCTCGCGTCGATTGCGTCGAAGCTGATCATTCCGGGCGTGCTGATTCCGGTGGGCATCGTCACGGCGCTGGTGGGCATTCCGCTGTTTCTCGGCATCGTGGTGCGCTCGCAGGGAGAGCTCGGATGA
- a CDS encoding ABC transporter ATP-binding protein, whose product MSGLHIHDLSVSYARRQVLISLDAGPLPRGHITALLGPNGSGKSTLLRTLAGLTPATSGSLSLDGETLALSAASARSHSVVYLPQALPAGVRLQVLESVLVACRATRGASLHARGQSHADDIGHAHAVLQRLGIDALAARSLDELSGGQRQLVGIAQALVRDPQVLLLDEPLSALDLNHQFHVMQVLRDVTRERGIVTVVVLHDINVAMRACDRAMLLHDGRIVQFGAPPAVVTAASLAQVFGVLARIEPCSRGHHQVLIDGLADRTGIASR is encoded by the coding sequence ATGAGCGGCCTGCACATTCACGATCTGAGCGTCAGCTACGCACGCCGCCAGGTGCTGATCTCACTCGACGCCGGGCCACTGCCGCGCGGACACATCACCGCCTTGCTCGGCCCGAACGGCAGCGGCAAGTCGACCTTGCTGCGCACGCTGGCCGGTCTCACGCCGGCGACGAGCGGCTCGCTGTCGCTGGATGGCGAGACGCTCGCGCTCTCGGCGGCCAGTGCGCGTTCGCATAGCGTGGTCTATCTGCCGCAGGCGTTGCCGGCGGGTGTGCGTTTGCAGGTGCTCGAGTCGGTGCTGGTGGCGTGCCGCGCGACGCGTGGCGCTTCGCTGCACGCGCGCGGCCAGAGTCACGCGGACGACATCGGGCACGCCCATGCGGTGCTGCAACGCCTCGGTATCGACGCGCTCGCCGCCCGTTCGCTCGATGAACTGTCCGGCGGCCAGCGGCAACTCGTCGGCATCGCGCAGGCGCTGGTGCGCGACCCGCAGGTGCTGCTACTCGACGAGCCGCTGTCGGCGCTCGATCTGAATCACCAGTTTCACGTGATGCAGGTATTGCGCGACGTGACGCGCGAGCGCGGCATCGTGACGGTGGTCGTGCTGCACGACATCAATGTCGCCATGCGCGCCTGCGACCGCGCGATGTTGCTGCATGACGGCCGTATCGTGCAATTCGGCGCGCCGCCAGCCGTCGTCACGGCGGCGAGTCTTGCACAGGTTTTCGGTGTTCTCGCGCGAATCGAGCCGTGCTCGCGCGGACACCATCAAGTGCTGATCGACGGTCTCGCCGATCGCACGGGCATCGCCAGCCGATAA
- a CDS encoding porin has protein sequence MKRVFVLAACAAGHAVGHAPVAHAQSSVALYGVIDVGLSYADNQGGHGNVQAGSGNVTGSHWGVRGREDLGGGTAAIFQLENGFSVMNGTLRQGGRLFGYQAYAGLANDRFGSVTLGRQYDSVVDYLAPLSFTGRHPGGNNLSAHPYDNDNLNNTFRVNNALKFASNDYSGLRFGALYGFSNEAGSFDDNRLYSFGASYNAGPLSLGAGYLQANNGGGTNTNGALTLTDRTFIAARQRTCGAGVNYTLGAATLGFVWTRTQLGGLDTIDGANSLGLMENGQGAAFSNYEANASYALTSALTLNGEYTYTSGALSTSSGSHHPKWHEVSLQADYLLSKRTDVYLQGSYEHISADGSGLAADISGQSASSSNQQVVVAAGMRHRF, from the coding sequence ATGAAAAGGGTTTTTGTGCTTGCCGCGTGCGCGGCGGGGCACGCCGTGGGTCATGCGCCCGTGGCGCACGCGCAGTCGAGCGTGGCGCTGTACGGGGTGATCGACGTGGGCTTGTCCTACGCGGACAACCAGGGCGGCCACGGCAACGTGCAGGCCGGCAGCGGCAACGTGACGGGCAGCCACTGGGGCGTCCGTGGCCGTGAAGATCTCGGCGGCGGCACCGCGGCGATATTCCAGCTCGAAAACGGCTTCAGCGTGATGAACGGCACGCTGCGCCAGGGCGGCCGCCTGTTCGGCTACCAGGCGTATGCGGGCCTCGCGAACGACCGCTTCGGCAGCGTGACGCTCGGCCGACAGTACGATTCCGTGGTGGATTATCTGGCGCCGCTCAGCTTCACCGGACGTCATCCCGGCGGCAACAATCTGTCGGCGCATCCGTACGACAACGACAATCTGAACAACACGTTTCGCGTGAACAATGCGCTAAAGTTCGCCAGCAACGACTATTCCGGACTGCGATTCGGCGCGCTGTACGGCTTCTCGAACGAAGCGGGCAGCTTCGACGATAACCGTCTGTATAGCTTCGGCGCTTCGTATAACGCTGGCCCGTTGAGTCTCGGCGCCGGTTACCTGCAGGCGAACAACGGTGGCGGCACGAACACGAATGGCGCGCTCACGCTTACCGACCGCACGTTCATTGCGGCGCGTCAGCGCACCTGCGGCGCGGGCGTCAACTACACGCTTGGCGCCGCAACGCTCGGCTTTGTGTGGACGCGCACGCAACTCGGCGGCCTCGACACGATCGACGGTGCGAACAGTCTGGGTCTCATGGAGAACGGGCAGGGTGCGGCCTTCAGCAACTACGAGGCAAACGCGAGCTATGCATTGACGTCGGCGTTGACCCTCAATGGCGAATACACGTACACGTCCGGCGCGCTGTCGACGTCGAGCGGATCGCATCATCCGAAGTGGCACGAGGTTTCGCTGCAGGCCGACTACCTGTTGTCGAAGCGCACCGATGTCTATCTGCAGGGCAGCTACGAACACATCAGCGCCGACGGCTCGGGTCTGGCCGCCGACATCAGCGGGCAAAGCGCTTCGTCGAGCAATCAGCAGGTGGTGGTTGCCGCGGGCATGCGGCACCGGTTCTAA
- a CDS encoding response regulator, with protein MPRTPATCQRWSAREIRVLHEVPRVLVVDDNAGAAEALATYLSYEGVEARAANGCDEALRCVRDWVPDVVVLDIMMPERDGYETASALRSYLPTQSLGIVAFTSLDEDHVRETGKARHNFDGYCQKGTPPTALLALMRKLWRE; from the coding sequence ATGCCTCGAACCCCCGCTACTTGCCAAAGGTGGAGCGCCCGTGAGATCCGGGTACTGCATGAAGTACCGCGCGTGCTGGTCGTCGACGACAACGCCGGCGCCGCCGAAGCTCTCGCCACCTACCTCTCCTACGAAGGCGTGGAAGCCCGTGCCGCCAATGGCTGCGATGAGGCGCTGCGCTGTGTGCGGGACTGGGTGCCGGACGTCGTGGTGCTCGACATCATGATGCCGGAGCGCGACGGCTATGAAACCGCGAGCGCGCTACGCAGCTATCTGCCGACGCAGAGTCTGGGCATCGTCGCGTTCACGTCGCTCGATGAGGATCACGTCAGGGAAACCGGCAAAGCACGTCACAATTTCGACGGTTATTGTCAAAAAGGCACGCCGCCGACGGCGCTGCTTGCGCTGATGCGCAAGCTGTGGCGGGAATAG
- a CDS encoding helix-turn-helix domain-containing protein — protein MRTYNHPPAEDFALGRLFHALSDPVRLEIVRRLASVDEATCGELDGGRPKSSVSHHFRILREAGLVRTRVAGTVHQNSLRRAELDTRFPGLMEAILKQIVEEPAVSEPA, from the coding sequence ATGCGCACTTATAACCACCCTCCCGCTGAGGACTTCGCGCTCGGCCGGCTCTTTCATGCCCTGAGCGACCCGGTCCGCCTGGAGATCGTGCGGCGCCTCGCGTCGGTCGACGAGGCGACCTGCGGCGAACTCGACGGCGGCCGTCCGAAATCGAGCGTGTCCCATCACTTCCGGATCCTGCGTGAGGCGGGCCTCGTGCGCACGCGCGTGGCCGGCACCGTGCATCAGAATTCGCTGCGGCGCGCGGAACTGGACACCCGGTTCCCGGGCTTGATGGAGGCGATTCTCAAGCAGATCGTCGAAGAACCGGCGGTGAGCGAGCCAGCTTGA
- a CDS encoding NADH:flavin oxidoreductase/NADH oxidase gives MSALFQPYKLKDVSLRNRIAIPPMCQYTAEDGLINDWHRVHLAGLARGGAGLVIVEATAVSPEGRITPGCAGIWTDEQAQAFAPVVAAIKAAGSVPGIQIGHAGRKASANRPWEGDDHIAADDSRGWQTIAPSAIAFGGGLPKVPKAMTLDDIARVREDFVAAARRARDAGFEWLELHFAHGYLGQSFFSTHSNQRDDAYGGSLDNRSRFLLETLAAVRKVWPEHLPLTARFGVIEYDGRDEETLAESIELAKNFKREGLDMLSVSVGFSTPTAAIPWAPAFLAPIAERVRREAGIPVSSAWGIDTPELADLSVKNGQLDLVMVGRAHLADPHWPYHAAKKLGIERPSWTLPAPYAHWLERYKVA, from the coding sequence ATGTCCGCATTGTTCCAGCCGTACAAGCTCAAAGACGTTTCCCTGCGCAACCGGATCGCCATTCCGCCGATGTGCCAGTACACCGCTGAAGACGGTCTGATCAACGACTGGCACCGCGTTCACCTCGCCGGTCTGGCGCGCGGCGGCGCGGGGCTGGTGATCGTCGAGGCGACGGCCGTGTCGCCCGAAGGCCGCATCACGCCGGGCTGCGCCGGCATCTGGACCGACGAGCAGGCGCAGGCTTTCGCGCCGGTCGTCGCGGCAATCAAGGCCGCCGGCTCGGTGCCCGGCATCCAGATCGGCCATGCGGGCCGCAAAGCCAGCGCCAACCGTCCGTGGGAAGGCGACGACCACATCGCCGCCGACGACAGCCGCGGCTGGCAAACCATCGCGCCGTCCGCGATCGCGTTCGGCGGCGGTCTGCCCAAGGTGCCGAAAGCCATGACGCTCGACGACATTGCGCGCGTTCGCGAAGATTTCGTCGCCGCCGCCAGGCGTGCGCGCGACGCGGGCTTCGAATGGCTCGAACTGCATTTCGCGCACGGCTATCTCGGCCAGAGCTTCTTCTCGACGCACTCCAACCAACGCGACGACGCGTACGGCGGCAGCCTCGACAACCGCAGCCGCTTCCTGCTCGAAACGCTGGCGGCGGTGCGCAAGGTGTGGCCGGAACATCTGCCGTTGACAGCGCGTTTCGGCGTGATCGAGTACGACGGACGTGACGAGGAAACCCTCGCCGAATCGATCGAACTGGCGAAGAATTTCAAGCGCGAAGGCCTGGACATGCTGAGCGTGAGCGTCGGCTTCTCCACGCCGACGGCGGCGATTCCGTGGGCGCCGGCGTTCCTTGCGCCGATCGCCGAGCGCGTGCGCCGCGAGGCCGGCATTCCGGTTTCGTCGGCGTGGGGTATCGATACGCCGGAACTGGCGGACCTTTCGGTGAAGAACGGTCAACTGGATCTGGTGATGGTCGGCCGCGCGCATCTGGCCGATCCGCACTGGCCGTACCATGCGGCGAAGAAGCTCGGCATCGAGCGTCCCTCGTGGACGTTGCCGGCGCCTTACGCGCATTGGCTGGAACGCTACAAGGTCGCCTAA
- a CDS encoding dihydrofolate reductase family protein, whose translation MLLAIGVSYVFGGKTELDLGKVVQTLARELGVKKLIVEGGSHVSGAFVNAGLVDEVSVLILPLVDGRSEHPSSFEVAMEKWRAPAYLKLTSVEKKEHDSVWLRYTKA comes from the coding sequence TTGTTGCTGGCAATCGGCGTCTCATACGTGTTTGGCGGCAAGACCGAGCTCGATCTCGGCAAGGTCGTGCAAACGCTCGCGCGCGAACTTGGCGTGAAGAAGCTGATCGTGGAAGGCGGTTCGCATGTGAGCGGCGCGTTCGTGAACGCCGGTCTCGTCGATGAAGTGAGTGTGCTGATTTTGCCGTTGGTGGATGGCCGCAGTGAACATCCTTCTTCGTTCGAAGTGGCGATGGAAAAGTGGCGGGCGCCGGCGTATCTGAAGCTCACGTCCGTTGAGAAAAAGGAACACGATTCGGTGTGGCTGCGCTACACGAAGGCTTAA
- a CDS encoding DUF4410 domain-containing protein has product MLTSVKFLKNKAARLGCVAMFCCSALLTGCAGSGIKDASAASAPVQVRPDNIYVYTFDANPDQVKLDSGMMQKMKTQLGGSSAAQKQIADAAEVREQVADEIVHQLQSMGLRAIRSDIPAPADQNVLLVQGSFDTIDSGNRRRRLLIGLGAGKSQVSSSVQILYKPAGGAPRLVQTFTANADSGKAPGMVETAGVGAAAGSIATSAAVGGGLHAVSETKRAGVSADAKRLGDSVAKQIGEIGVSGGWLSTEHTKG; this is encoded by the coding sequence ATGTTGACTTCAGTGAAATTCCTCAAAAACAAAGCCGCCCGTTTGGGCTGCGTGGCGATGTTCTGCTGCAGCGCGCTGCTGACCGGTTGTGCCGGCAGCGGCATCAAGGACGCAAGCGCGGCGAGCGCGCCGGTCCAGGTGCGCCCGGACAACATTTACGTCTACACCTTCGACGCCAATCCGGACCAGGTCAAACTGGACAGCGGCATGATGCAGAAAATGAAGACGCAACTCGGAGGTTCGTCCGCTGCACAAAAACAGATCGCCGATGCCGCCGAAGTCCGCGAACAGGTCGCCGACGAAATCGTGCATCAATTGCAATCGATGGGTCTGCGCGCCATCCGCTCGGACATCCCCGCGCCCGCCGACCAGAACGTGCTGCTCGTGCAAGGCAGCTTCGATACGATCGACTCGGGCAATCGCCGCCGCCGTCTGCTGATCGGCCTCGGTGCGGGCAAGAGCCAGGTCAGCAGCTCGGTGCAGATTCTGTATAAGCCCGCGGGCGGCGCACCGCGTCTCGTGCAAACCTTCACCGCCAATGCCGACAGCGGCAAGGCGCCCGGCATGGTCGAGACCGCGGGCGTGGGCGCGGCGGCCGGCAGTATCGCAACCTCGGCGGCGGTGGGTGGCGGCTTGCATGCCGTATCCGAAACCAAACGCGCCGGCGTTTCAGCGGATGCGAAACGCCTCGGCGACTCGGTGGCCAAACAGATCGGAGAGATCGGCGTAAGCGGCGGCTGGCTCTCGACGGAGCACACCAAAGGTTGA
- a CDS encoding phasin family protein → MDRPDAANPFGDFTKMLEQFKLPGFDVPAIMEARRKDMEALVQANQTAFQGMQSLAQKQADMLRSTLSELQSLTGQLSAGGAAPSGKAAELIQQSLHKSLADMQQLAQAAYQTQAESYAVIAKRVEENVQELKSLLQQQKK, encoded by the coding sequence ATGGACCGACCTGACGCCGCCAATCCGTTTGGCGATTTCACCAAAATGCTGGAGCAGTTCAAGCTCCCCGGCTTCGACGTACCCGCCATCATGGAAGCGCGACGCAAGGACATGGAAGCACTGGTTCAGGCGAATCAGACGGCCTTCCAGGGGATGCAGTCGCTTGCGCAGAAGCAGGCCGACATGTTGCGCTCGACCCTGAGCGAATTGCAGTCGCTGACGGGCCAGTTGTCGGCCGGCGGTGCCGCGCCTTCAGGCAAGGCCGCCGAGTTGATCCAGCAGAGTCTGCACAAGTCACTTGCCGATATGCAGCAACTGGCGCAAGCGGCTTATCAGACGCAAGCCGAGTCGTACGCGGTGATCGCAAAACGCGTAGAAGAGAACGTGCAGGAGCTTAAATCGCTTTTGCAGCAGCAGAAAAAATAG
- a CDS encoding DUF2844 domain-containing protein: protein MLYSRIAREMLGASCALSFAAHATLGQNVSTVDGDQSRLRAVAHTATTQSAYSVHLMTLPSGTLVREYVAANGIVFGVAWEGPTLPDLKSVLGASFDVYVAATATRRGTPLAVSSSDLVVYSGGHLRAFSGHAYLPQVVPAGVDVGVIQ, encoded by the coding sequence ATGCTTTATTCCCGCATTGCTCGCGAGATGCTCGGGGCAAGCTGCGCGCTGTCGTTTGCCGCGCACGCGACGCTCGGCCAGAACGTCAGCACCGTCGATGGCGATCAGTCCCGCTTGCGCGCGGTGGCTCACACCGCCACTACGCAAAGCGCGTATTCGGTACACCTGATGACGCTGCCGTCCGGCACGCTGGTGCGCGAGTACGTCGCGGCCAATGGCATCGTGTTCGGTGTCGCATGGGAAGGGCCGACGCTGCCGGATCTGAAATCCGTGCTGGGAGCTTCATTCGACGTGTATGTCGCCGCCACCGCGACGCGCCGTGGTACGCCGCTCGCGGTTTCCAGCAGCGACCTGGTCGTGTACTCCGGAGGACATTTGCGCGCGTTCTCGGGGCATGCCTATCTGCCTCAAGTGGTGCCAGCGGGCGTCGATGTCGGTGTCATCCAATGA
- a CDS encoding DUF3443 domain-containing protein — translation MRHMSSCKTLLCAALLALLVGACGGGGGGSGGSNSAAGASSSTSPSSGPSVGNTSPSSQALATNAVRVTVDAGVSDVPNMPFVSLTICTPGTTQCQTIDHVLVDTGSWGVRLFASQLPASMTLPQQKDASGNLVAECMQFFDGYTWGAVKLADLQIAGEKAASLPIQLIDPNYATLPADCAALGASRNTPATLQANGILGIGVFKHDCGANCAQQTLAGTYYGCNGTTCASIPLAEELQVANPIPYFATDNNGSILSLPQVSGAAQSVTGQLVFGIGTQTNNTLGGAQVIGVSPSNGTFTTVQNGTTYSRSILDSGSTGLFFQTNALPVCASPNNSYYCPVSTEQLSAMIQGVDGTTSAVNFSVGNAATIAQTYSGDSALPLLAGPAFVKSEIFDWGLPFFYGRNVYAAVEQQPTPGGTGPYVAY, via the coding sequence ATGCGTCATATGTCTTCGTGCAAGACCTTGCTATGCGCGGCCCTGCTCGCGTTGCTCGTCGGTGCCTGCGGCGGCGGGGGCGGCGGATCCGGCGGTTCGAACAGCGCGGCCGGCGCCAGCAGTTCGACCAGTCCCTCGTCCGGTCCCTCCGTGGGCAATACGTCGCCGTCGTCGCAAGCGCTCGCCACGAACGCGGTGCGCGTGACGGTCGACGCCGGCGTGAGCGATGTGCCGAACATGCCGTTCGTCAGTCTCACGATCTGCACGCCGGGCACGACGCAGTGTCAAACCATCGACCACGTGCTGGTCGATACCGGGTCGTGGGGCGTGCGCCTGTTCGCATCCCAGTTGCCCGCTTCGATGACGCTGCCGCAACAGAAAGACGCCTCGGGCAATCTGGTCGCCGAATGCATGCAGTTCTTCGACGGCTACACGTGGGGCGCGGTCAAGCTCGCCGATTTGCAGATTGCCGGCGAAAAAGCCGCTTCGCTGCCGATCCAGTTAATCGACCCGAATTATGCAACGCTACCCGCCGATTGCGCGGCCCTCGGCGCATCGCGCAACACGCCGGCCACGCTGCAGGCGAACGGCATTCTCGGCATCGGTGTGTTCAAGCACGATTGCGGCGCGAATTGCGCGCAGCAGACGCTGGCCGGCACCTACTACGGCTGTAACGGCACGACATGCGCATCGATTCCGCTCGCCGAAGAACTGCAGGTGGCGAATCCGATTCCGTACTTCGCCACCGACAACAACGGCTCGATATTGAGTTTGCCGCAAGTGTCGGGAGCCGCGCAGTCAGTCACCGGGCAACTGGTGTTCGGCATCGGCACGCAGACCAACAATACGTTGGGCGGTGCGCAGGTGATCGGCGTGAGTCCGTCGAACGGCACGTTCACGACCGTGCAGAACGGCACCACGTATTCGCGCAGTATCCTGGACAGCGGTTCGACCGGCCTGTTCTTCCAGACCAATGCGTTGCCGGTATGCGCGAGTCCGAATAATTCGTACTACTGTCCGGTATCGACCGAGCAACTGAGCGCGATGATTCAGGGCGTGGACGGCACTACGAGCGCGGTGAATTTCAGCGTCGGCAATGCCGCGACGATTGCGCAGACGTATAGCGGCGATTCGGCGCTGCCGCTGCTGGCGGGACCGGCTTTCGTCAAATCCGAGATCTTCGACTGGGGGCTGCCGT